Proteins co-encoded in one Polaromonas vacuolata genomic window:
- the rplB gene encoding 50S ribosomal protein L2 has translation MAVIKMKPTSPGMRGMVKISRDHLHKGEPYAPLLEPQFQKSGRNNNGHITVRHKGGGHKHHYRVVDFKRIKDAIPAKVERIEYDPNRTAHIALLCYADGERTYIIAPRDLEVGATLVSGPEAPIRIGNTLPIRNIPVGSTIHCIEMQIGKGAQIARSAGTSATLLAREGTYAQVRMRSGEVRKIHIECRATIGAVANEEHSLRRLGKAGVKRWMGIRPTVRGVVMNPVDHPHGGGEGKTGEGRHPVDPWGNLTKGYRTRNNKRTQVMIVSRRKK, from the coding sequence ATGGCTGTCATTAAAATGAAACCCACATCACCCGGCATGCGCGGGATGGTGAAGATTTCGCGTGACCACCTGCACAAGGGTGAGCCTTACGCACCACTGCTGGAGCCACAATTCCAGAAGTCTGGCCGTAACAACAACGGTCACATCACGGTTCGCCATAAAGGCGGCGGTCATAAGCACCACTACCGTGTAGTTGACTTCAAGCGCATTAAAGACGCTATTCCGGCTAAAGTCGAACGCATTGAGTACGACCCTAACCGTACGGCTCACATTGCACTTCTTTGCTACGCTGACGGCGAGCGCACCTACATCATCGCCCCGCGCGATCTTGAAGTTGGCGCCACGCTGGTAAGCGGTCCAGAAGCACCGATTCGCATTGGTAACACACTGCCTATCCGTAACATCCCAGTTGGTTCAACCATCCATTGCATCGAGATGCAAATTGGTAAGGGCGCGCAAATTGCACGCTCGGCCGGTACCTCTGCGACGCTGCTGGCACGTGAAGGCACTTACGCTCAGGTTCGTATGCGCTCCGGTGAAGTTCGTAAGATCCACATCGAATGCCGTGCAACCATTGGCGCTGTAGCCAACGAAGAGCATAGCCTGCGCCGTCTCGGCAAGGCTGGCGTGAAGCGTTGGATGGGTATTCGCCCAACCGTTCGCGGTGTCGTCATGAATCCGGTCGATCACCCACACGGTGGCGGCGAAGGCAAGACCGGCGAAGGCCGTCATCCTGTCGATCCATGGGGTAACCTGACCAAGGGCTACCGTACCCGCAACAACAAGCGCACGCAAGTGATGATTGTTTCGCGTCGCAAGAAGTAA
- the rpsS gene encoding 30S ribosomal protein S19 — protein MTRSLKKGPFVDHHLVAKADKAVTNKDKKPIKTWSRRSMILPEFIGLTIAVHNGKQHVPVYITDQMVGHKLGEFALTRTFKGHPADKKVVKK, from the coding sequence ATGACACGTTCACTTAAAAAAGGTCCCTTTGTCGACCATCATTTGGTAGCCAAGGCTGATAAAGCCGTTACCAATAAAGACAAAAAGCCGATCAAGACCTGGTCGCGTCGCTCAATGATCCTGCCCGAGTTCATCGGCTTGACCATCGCCGTGCATAACGGCAAACAGCACGTACCGGTCTACATCACCGATCAGATGGTTGGCCACAAGCTGGGCGAGTTTGCATTGACTCGTACCTTCAAAGGTCATCCGGCTGATAAAAAAGTTGTGAAGAAATAA
- the rplV gene encoding 50S ribosomal protein L22 — METRATLRGVRLSVDKGRLVADLIRGKTVEQALNILTFTQKKAAGIIKKVVESAIANAEHNDGADIDELKVKTIYVEQGATLKRFSARAKGRGNSISKPTCHVYVVVGN; from the coding sequence ATGGAAACACGTGCAACCCTCCGGGGCGTTCGTCTGTCGGTCGACAAGGGCCGTCTGGTCGCTGACCTGATCCGCGGTAAGACCGTGGAACAAGCGCTCAACATCCTGACTTTCACGCAGAAAAAAGCTGCTGGAATCATCAAGAAAGTTGTTGAGTCTGCTATCGCTAACGCTGAACATAACGATGGCGCTGACATCGACGAGTTGAAGGTTAAAACCATCTACGTCGAACAAGGCGCTACGCTCAAGCGTTTCTCTGCGCGCGCTAAAGGCCGCGGTAACAGCATAAGCAAACCAACGTGCCATGTGTACGTTGTTGTTGGCAACTAA